In one window of Chryseobacterium viscerum DNA:
- a CDS encoding FAD-dependent oxidoreductase — translation MLIDNKSIAIVGGGPAGLTLARLLQLKGADVKVYERDFNKNARVQGSPLDMHEDSGLAAIRKAELLEEFKKTFRPGADRMLIMNEKAEIFFNDHETKPEEDFGHEHFRPEIDRGPLRNMLLESLHPETVVWDSHFLTMERQNEGWLLHFKNGTSEYADLVIASDGANSKIRPYLTDIKPIYSGIIMLEGSVSKEKAPQIDAIIKGGKIMAFGNTKNILLGQKGNGDLGFYASFKADENWPADSGLDFSDHSQVLKWFKTEYSGWSPIWDELFENAVTPFIPRLIYSMPSDQTWEAQPNLTLIGDAAHVMPPFAGEGANMAMLDALELSEYLTSNNYSTLQDAISGYEHHMRKRAAISTQESLENGERMHSEKSLATMLDFFNGHLTSS, via the coding sequence ATGCTGATAGACAATAAATCAATAGCAATCGTTGGCGGCGGTCCCGCAGGACTTACACTGGCAAGACTTTTACAGTTGAAAGGTGCAGACGTAAAAGTATATGAAAGAGATTTCAATAAAAATGCACGGGTACAGGGCTCACCTCTTGATATGCATGAAGATTCGGGGCTGGCAGCCATACGCAAAGCAGAACTACTGGAGGAATTTAAAAAGACCTTCCGCCCCGGAGCAGACAGGATGCTGATAATGAATGAAAAGGCAGAAATATTTTTTAATGACCATGAAACAAAACCTGAAGAAGATTTTGGACATGAACATTTCCGCCCTGAAATAGACCGTGGACCTCTAAGGAATATGCTTTTAGAATCATTACATCCTGAAACCGTAGTCTGGGACAGTCATTTTCTCACGATGGAACGTCAAAATGAAGGATGGCTTCTGCATTTTAAAAACGGTACTTCAGAATATGCAGACCTTGTTATTGCCAGTGATGGAGCCAATTCTAAAATACGGCCATATCTTACTGATATTAAACCAATTTACTCCGGAATCATCATGCTGGAAGGCAGTGTTTCAAAAGAAAAAGCACCTCAGATTGATGCCATCATTAAGGGTGGAAAAATAATGGCATTCGGAAATACCAAAAATATTCTGCTTGGCCAGAAAGGTAACGGAGATCTTGGATTTTATGCAAGCTTTAAAGCGGATGAAAACTGGCCCGCTGACAGTGGTCTTGATTTTTCTGATCATTCACAGGTACTGAAATGGTTCAAAACAGAATATTCCGGGTGGAGCCCTATCTGGGATGAATTGTTTGAAAATGCTGTAACTCCGTTTATACCACGGTTGATCTACTCTATGCCTTCAGATCAGACCTGGGAAGCACAACCTAATCTAACACTTATTGGTGACGCCGCACACGTAATGCCTCCATTTGCAGGAGAAGGTGCTAATATGGCTATGCTGGATGCCCTTGAACTGAGCGAATATTTAACAAGTAATAATTACAGCACATTACAGGACGCCATTTCCGGCTATGAACATCATATGCGCAAAAGAGCAGCCATTTCCACGCAGGAATCCCTTGAAAACGGAGAACGGATGCATTCTGAAAAGTCATTAGCAACCATGCTCGACTTCTTTAATGGTCACCTGACTTCATCATAA
- a CDS encoding reprolysin-like metallopeptidase produces MKKRILLVCALASCFTVFNAQRWESVSQKTSQIRKGVDVQHSYRVDLKSLREMLKNAEETGKNARPVIVSLPTVEGKIERFAVYSNPVMDKSLVDKYQLGSYVGVGVDDSSKYLRFSTSPTDMQSMIIKDGVFQFIEPISADKQTYGVFYKTKNEGEHGFKCDTGEHDFKDINKLVANGKKMLSGVGITSRPTNTKYRNFRMALSVTGEYSQYQLTAAGTPANATDDVKKGVVLAAMNNTMTRINGVFERDFGAHLTVQNLPQLIYLDAASDPYTNNLNLQLQQTLTSEVGNANYDIGHVLNQNAERSGNAGGIGIVCTDPANNTDIKKGSAFTQGPIPVGEVFDFTAAHEMGHQLGANHTFSNTSATDANQGANVEPGGGTTIMGYAGITYDNVQANADGYFHYKSIDQVLTNLENKPNCGTSQNITNNTAPAINPLSAYSIPKGTAYYLEASATDAENDSVNYTWEQNDSTDEFSTISGDSGWGYNPKGTLTRSVPGTPAGRRYFPKLETVMSGTLTDKQGWETVSYIPRTLNYAVTVRDLNAQRPMVSTSTTTVTVGNDGPFKFNGLTTSSVLYNDAVNTIYWDVANTNAAPYNTTSVKIDYTTDNGTTWTNLIAATPNTGSYSAQMPGNLSGAVKLRVSAVGNVFYAVSPSITIGSAPTSNTSAPTGIAAIDTEIFKTTARVSWNSVPGATYSVNYRKTGTANWSNAVSQANSVVLNNLEDETNYEVQVAAVVNSVAGTFSNNYTFKTKGLKTGVDYCILNSGSPYLGAILKVAVANINYTDLTARSYKDLSEDPSKIVNLTQGNTYTISPNIGNLLQDGMPVNLSVWIDYNRNGTFETSERVAQASGTSPKGNVGMGNINFTVPSTSYAGDKLLRMRIIGKYSTTALANVCGELASGAGGIMDLPVKITANTLAVREAAETKSSDITIYPNPADTFVEVKNLKGKADYKIYSADGRLVQEGKIEGKINVASLVKGMYVITIKDDKNTYNTKLIKK; encoded by the coding sequence ATGAAAAAAAGAATTTTATTAGTTTGCGCGTTAGCGTCTTGTTTTACGGTTTTCAATGCTCAGAGATGGGAATCTGTCTCTCAAAAAACCTCACAGATAAGAAAAGGAGTAGATGTACAGCATTCTTACAGAGTGGATCTGAAGTCTCTTAGAGAGATGCTGAAAAATGCTGAAGAAACGGGAAAAAATGCACGCCCTGTCATTGTTTCCTTACCAACAGTAGAAGGAAAGATTGAAAGGTTTGCTGTCTATAGCAATCCAGTAATGGATAAATCACTTGTAGACAAATATCAGCTAGGATCTTATGTGGGAGTTGGTGTAGATGATTCTTCTAAATATTTAAGATTCAGTACTTCTCCAACGGATATGCAGTCTATGATTATTAAAGATGGTGTATTTCAGTTTATAGAACCGATAAGTGCCGATAAACAGACTTATGGAGTATTTTATAAAACAAAGAATGAAGGAGAGCATGGTTTTAAATGTGATACAGGAGAACATGATTTTAAGGATATTAATAAGTTGGTAGCGAATGGTAAAAAAATGCTTTCCGGAGTTGGAATTACGAGCAGACCCACCAATACGAAATACAGAAATTTTAGAATGGCATTGTCCGTTACCGGAGAATACAGCCAGTACCAATTAACAGCAGCAGGTACTCCTGCTAATGCCACGGATGATGTAAAAAAAGGAGTTGTTTTGGCAGCAATGAACAATACAATGACCCGCATAAATGGTGTTTTTGAACGTGATTTTGGTGCTCATTTAACAGTTCAGAACCTTCCTCAGCTTATTTATCTTGATGCTGCATCTGATCCTTATACAAATAATTTAAACCTTCAACTACAACAGACGCTTACTTCTGAAGTAGGAAATGCTAACTATGATATTGGGCATGTTCTTAATCAAAATGCAGAAAGAAGCGGAAATGCAGGAGGAATTGGAATTGTTTGTACAGATCCTGCAAATAATACAGATATAAAAAAAGGTTCTGCTTTCACACAAGGGCCTATCCCGGTAGGTGAAGTTTTTGACTTTACCGCAGCACATGAAATGGGACATCAGCTGGGTGCTAACCACACATTTTCAAATACTTCTGCTACAGATGCAAATCAGGGAGCGAATGTAGAACCAGGAGGCGGAACAACCATTATGGGATATGCAGGGATTACCTACGATAATGTGCAGGCTAATGCAGATGGATATTTTCATTACAAGTCAATTGATCAGGTGCTGACTAATTTAGAGAACAAACCTAACTGTGGAACATCTCAAAATATTACTAATAATACAGCTCCGGCAATTAATCCATTGTCAGCTTATAGCATTCCTAAAGGAACGGCTTATTATCTTGAAGCTTCTGCTACAGATGCTGAAAATGATTCTGTAAACTATACCTGGGAACAGAATGACAGTACAGATGAGTTTTCTACGATCTCAGGAGATAGCGGATGGGGATATAATCCTAAAGGTACCTTAACAAGATCAGTTCCTGGTACACCAGCCGGAAGAAGATATTTTCCTAAGTTGGAGACTGTGATGAGCGGAACACTTACAGATAAGCAAGGATGGGAAACTGTATCGTATATTCCAAGAACATTGAATTATGCAGTAACGGTAAGAGATCTGAACGCTCAGCGCCCAATGGTTTCAACTTCTACAACTACAGTGACAGTTGGGAATGATGGGCCTTTCAAATTCAATGGGCTTACTACATCCTCTGTATTATATAATGATGCTGTAAATACAATCTATTGGGACGTTGCCAATACGAATGCAGCACCTTATAATACAACAAGTGTGAAAATAGATTATACTACAGATAATGGTACAACCTGGACAAATCTTATTGCAGCAACTCCTAACACCGGAAGCTATAGCGCACAAATGCCGGGTAATCTAAGTGGGGCTGTAAAGCTAAGAGTTTCAGCTGTAGGTAATGTATTTTACGCAGTATCTCCTTCAATTACTATTGGTAGTGCCCCTACATCTAATACATCTGCTCCTACAGGTATTGCGGCTATTGATACTGAAATTTTCAAAACAACTGCACGAGTGTCATGGAACAGTGTTCCGGGAGCTACTTATTCTGTTAATTACAGAAAGACAGGAACAGCAAACTGGTCTAATGCGGTTAGCCAGGCTAATTCTGTAGTTCTGAATAATTTAGAAGATGAAACCAATTATGAGGTTCAGGTTGCTGCGGTAGTTAACTCTGTTGCCGGGACTTTTTCTAATAATTATACATTTAAAACGAAAGGATTAAAGACTGGAGTAGATTATTGTATATTAAACTCAGGATCACCTTACTTAGGGGCAATTTTGAAAGTTGCAGTTGCTAATATTAATTATACTGATCTTACAGCAAGATCTTATAAAGATTTAAGTGAGGATCCAAGCAAGATTGTTAATTTGACACAAGGTAATACCTATACAATTTCACCAAACATAGGGAATTTATTACAAGACGGTATGCCGGTAAATTTATCTGTATGGATTGATTACAATAGAAATGGAACTTTCGAAACATCAGAAAGAGTTGCTCAGGCATCCGGGACGTCCCCTAAAGGGAATGTTGGAATGGGTAATATTAACTTTACAGTTCCATCAACTAGCTATGCCGGAGATAAGTTGTTACGAATGAGAATTATTGGTAAATATTCAACGACAGCTTTGGCTAATGTATGTGGTGAACTGGCAAGCGGTGCAGGTGGTATTATGGATCTTCCCGTGAAAATTACAGCCAATACGCTCGCTGTGAGAGAAGCAGCGGAAACCAAATCTTCAGACATAACTATTTACCCTAATCCTGCAGATACATTTGTAGAAGTGAAAAACCTTAAAGGTAAAGCAGATTACAAAATCTACAGCGCAGATGGAAGATTAGTTCAGGAAGGTAAAATTGAAGGTAAGATCAACGTTGCTTCTTTGGTAAAAGGAATGTATGTGATCACTATAAAAGATGACAAGAATACTTATAATACTAAGTTAATCAAGAAATAA